The Aedes albopictus strain Foshan chromosome 2, AalbF5, whole genome shotgun sequence region accgttcaactgtgctgtttcgaaaatgtaattaagttctttcgtttttcctgtttcactaagtggaagtgtctgcattcggtgtatcatgtgattgaaggatgcaattttgtgttgatgtgagtgatatgatgaatttggaatagtgcgttgagtgtgtgtcggttttctgtaaatttcgaaggaaagtgttgattcttgttttacgatgagtatgtccaaaaatggtagttggttgttctgttcaatttcacaagtgaattcgatgtttttgtgtgcattattgatattgttcaagatttcaggtaaaagatgtttcttaacaatgctaaacacgtcgtcaacgtatctccaccagacttcaggaagctgtttgttgttttctaagcgtttttccaaatttgccataaaaatttcacttaaaaatggagaaagtggattgcccatgggggcaccattaagttgtttgtaggtttcatttctgaacgaaaaataattttcttccatacaaagtttggttaatttgatgtatgtacgaactttcttaatccaatctgaatctgaatcttcatattggttcagaagccaatcttctagtaggttaatggcctctttaactggaatgcttggaaatagtgatttaacgtcgaatgaaactaaaatttcatcgtcgttaacggataaattctgtactagttctatgaattggtcggaattcttgacagatctactgtgaaattttttaggcattcttcagtcgagcacttgacactgaagaagtctgtaagtcacagacgaaataggcctatctgtccgaagataagcacagtagtagaattaaaaggaatttgctcgtcctttctagtttttctttaaaagagttattcattttttattttcttttgcaaaagtgaagtattagtgaagtgtttttaaattaaactagagtctgatgtAAAACCTGTTATCCCAAACTTTGAAACCATGTATTACAGGTAATTGCATAAAATAAATGTACTAATTTAGGCATTTTTTTAGTTGTTTTCTTTTGTTGCACGCACCGTAGTTCTTTGGGGCCTGCGGAATCATGTATAAAAGAGTAATGGCTATATACAATCTTGCACattaatactgtcttcggcaaagatcttGAAAATGTACTCCTTTATCAGAAGAAAAAACATTACtatgggggcatccatttagtacgtcacgcaaaattttgaaatttttgaccccccccccttcgtacgggttttttcgtatacctaatgcattgcttgtcacactttccggaacccccctcccccctctgagcgtagcgtacttaatggatgccccctattcGAGTTCAAAGCTAAAGTGACGGTTTAGAACATTGTAAACACGAAGCATTCTGAATAAAAAACATGCAATAATTGCAGTGCTGTTGCATGCTACGCTGTTATACATATTTATATAATCTTCTTCCTAACATGCACCAGTTTTAGATTTCCCGGGATTTTCGAACTAGTATGGAGCTTACTTCTTCAAATCTATAATAGTAAAAGTAATTGTttacacacacaaaaaaaaacttgacaaaaccttcttccagaaatctcttgaaatttctaaagCCTCTCCGAGACATTTTTACGATATTTCTGACAAACTAAATTACTCTGGATTTCAAAATTGAAGGTTCACACTTATAACGGTAGCTATTTTCGTTACACTGTACGACGTACATTATCAATTATATTCTCTGATCCAGTCTGAATATGTCGTTTCATTTTTCTTACGTGCATTTTATCGTATTGCTGTTTTTTACATGAACAATTATAttcatttttatacatattttggAGTATCCTACGGCCGGCAATTTTTAGAGTTCATAACTGCAGTAACTTTCTATTTGACAGATATCTATCATTAGCGCTGGATTAACCTTACCACCATTTCAAACAATTTACCTACTCCTAACAAtgtacattagactgggtcaacaaagtcgatttttcggaacaaagcttcttcgattcattttagcgcccaaagtaactgtgcaaaatttgggagcgattggtggcttcaccgtattccgcattgcgattaaaatttgtatggaaattagtatgggaaaacgtgcttttttgcatttttctcataaattgaaatttttcgtctaaaacaatcaaaccaatgacgttaaagtatagcctaggatatgccaaaaaactttgccgaagaacgcaaagtgatccgacacttgtgaaaaaagctataacgtacagattgccgggtggtgcttaacatttaacatgtaaaggaataacatcaataataaaatctcaatttttggcctaagttaccaggcgaataacttttttcacaggcgtcggatcactttgcggtcttcggcaaagtttttcagcatatcctaggctatactttaacgttattaGTTACATAGTATTGGGCAaaaaaattcaacttatgaggaaaatgcaaaaaagtacgttttcccatactaatttccatacaaatttcaatcgcaatgcggaatacggggacgcaaccaatcgctcccaaattttgcacagttgttttggacgctaatatagattgaaaaagctttgttccgggttgatacgatcaaatttaaagtttctccatacaacgttgacccactctaatgtacatACATATATCATAACTATGCACGCTATCAATATCTGCTTGAAATTTCTCGCTCAATTCCCAAAGTACCTTATTGTAACTGCCAAAAACACATTGTACCTACCATAGTTGTCGATTTCCCAAGTGAAAAGCAGTCAATAAACACCCTGTttaccaaaaaatgtttcaaacacTCTCTTCAGCCAATCGAGAACTGAAAGAACATGTCCACCTCACTGCTGTACCTTCTGATCCCGGTCGGGGTCGGCGCAGGTATCTATCTGATCCGAAAGCTACGTGAGCTCCAATGGGGCTGGGTGCGCAACAATTTCTCCCTTCGCGGCAAAGTCTACATCGTAACGGGCAGCAACACCGGATTGGGCTACGAAACGGCCAAAGCCCTGGTGGCCCGTCAGGCAACCGTTATTATGGCCTGCCGCAACATGGAGAAGGCAAGCCACGCCATCGCCAAGATCCGTCAGAAGACCAGCGAGGGCGAACTGATCCCGCTGGAACTAGATCTGGCGTCGTTTGAGTCCATTCATAAGTTTGCTGCCGAAATCAAGGCCAAATACCCGACGTTCGATTGCCTTATTAATAATGCCGGACTGGCCATGCAAACTCCGCAGTACACGAAGGAAAACTACGAAGTGCACTTTGGGGTGAACCATTTGGGACATTTTCTACTGGTGGATCTGCTGAAGGATAACATCAAGAACAACTCCGCTCGAGTTGTGGTCGTTTCGTCCAAGATGCATGAGAAAAACGCCAAGGTTGACTTCGAAAACCTGGGAAAATGGGTGGACCGTGCTCGAGGTGATCGCTTCAACAATCTGTACAACAACTCCAAGCTGATGAACTTCTACTTTGCCCGAGAACTATACAAGAAGGGATACGATGCTCATGTGTTGTGTCCGGGCTTGTGccacacggatttcttcagagattacaaTCCTAAGTGGTACCACTACGTCCTGTTTTCGCCAGTGGTTTGGCTGATGCTTCGATCCGCCAAGCAGGTACAATAATTATCTTGTTATCACAGAGAAATTGCAGATTTCTCTAGCATTCTTTCCGTTTTAGGGGGCTCAAAATATAATCCACTGCGCAACAGAAAATATCAACACCGCAGAGAAGAATCCGGCTACGGGATATTATATTGCCAACGTGAAACAGACAAAATCGAAGGTCGCATTTGATGATCTGGTTTCCGAGCGACTGTGGAAGGAGAGTGTACGCGAGATCAATGAACATAAAAAATAAAGTAGCGAAGAAAAGTACTCACTACATACTAGAATAAAAATACTTTGGTGTTGGGATGAAAGGGTTGATTCCTTCTAAATCTGATTTCTTAATACTCGTATAAGCGGTAATGCATCACAACTTGGACTGCGATATCGTATGATGCTTTGAACTGATATTTAGGAATATACTGATGATTTGTATAACGATCCGGTTTTTAAAACATTTATTTATGTGTAACTGAAAAAGAAAGCCCCTAATTTGATAACAACACCATAATCAAGATAAATATGAATCTAAAAAAATATCCCTGAGTCATAGAatgcttaacccgggagcggtcgcgtcgtatactgagtacacgcaccataaaaaatgcacgcatttggtacacagcgtgagcgcggcgtcactgcaggttgtcaaagacgcgactgttcgagggttaaatttaaaaattattgcgGTTGATAGAACATACATACCTACATTGATagaacaaactgatttctagcttAAACTAACCTGATCCATTGTTTGatgatacaaatattttcatttgtcgaaatttttgacagaacaaacagagatttggtagtttcaacataaaataattgattgttttaaaCAACTGCACATCTGCCACTACATACATACCTACGTACATAAGTTTGCTCAATATCGCATTttagataagacataatcaacaatagtacgccacaatacatactcggtttatggctgccgctctccatcctcggtcccgcccaatgttcgccaagtcacgctccaactGGTCCGCCtatcatgctctctgcgctccacgccttcctgTGCCAACCGTATCAgtcgcaaacaccaactttgcagagatGTTGTCCGGCAtccttacaacatgccctgcccatcgccgaaaatcgtccttagcacgcgtcgctcgaaagctccgagtgcttgcaggttctcctagAGAATGGTCCATATTTCGTATCCTTAGAGAATCACCGgtcttaggccgttcgcaatgctgttttattttgtatggcgagttttaaaaattttaaaactcgccatacaaaataaaacagcattgcgaacggtcttattagcgtttgtacatggtgcacttagTGCGTAGGGGAATCTTCTTGAACCGCAGGCTCTTCtgtagcccgtagtaggcacgacttccactgatgatgcgccttcgtattttacTGCTATCATTGTTGTCAGAcggcagtaaggatccgaggtacacgaattcctccaccaactccaagatggtggttcggttccgcctgccagcttcttcttcttctttatggctctacgtccgcactgggacttggcctgccttgcttcaccTTAGTATTCGTagtgcatttccacagttattaattgaaggggtttctttgcctgccattgcatgaatttgtatattgtgaggcaagtacaatgatactctatgcccagggagtcgagaaaattgcaccgaccggaacgggaatcgaaccagccgtcttcggattggcgatccatagccctatccactaggctaactggagaccccagcatgtactttgttttggacgcattcaccaacaatccgacttttgctgcttcgcgtttcaggcgggtgtacagttctgccatcg contains the following coding sequences:
- the LOC115253648 gene encoding retinol dehydrogenase 12-like: MSTSLLYLLIPVGVGAGIYLIRKLRELQWGWVRNNFSLRGKVYIVTGSNTGLGYETAKALVARQATVIMACRNMEKASHAIAKIRQKTSEGELIPLELDLASFESIHKFAAEIKAKYPTFDCLINNAGLAMQTPQYTKENYEVHFGVNHLGHFLLVDLLKDNIKNNSARVVVVSSKMHEKNAKVDFENLGKWVDRARGDRFNNLYNNSKLMNFYFARELYKKGYDAHVLCPGLCHTDFFRDYNPKWYHYVLFSPVVWLMLRSAKQGAQNIIHCATENINTAEKNPATGYYIANVKQTKSKVAFDDLVSERLWKESVREINEHKK